A genomic stretch from Setaria viridis chromosome 1, Setaria_viridis_v4.0, whole genome shotgun sequence includes:
- the LOC117839066 gene encoding presequence protease 1, chloroplastic/mitochondrial, with product MERVALLRTSGRRLLHRCRGGRPAVVPAAASSSLARRTLPSSFPSRGYSALPGGGARFLAAAAPLHCSGRYWPAATPRLARRLSAPAVSTSPSPVPYDTDDVHEYAAKLGFEKVSEQIIDECKSTAVLYKHKKTGAEVMSVANDDENKVFGIVFRTPPKNSTGIPHILEHSVLCGSKKYPLKEPFVELLKGSLHTFLNAFTYPDRTCYPVASTNTKDFYNLVDVYLDAVFFPKCVEDFQTFQQEGWHYELDNPEEEITYKGVVFNEMKGVYSQPDNIMGRVSQQALSPENTYGVDSGGDPNEIPKLTFEEFKEFHSKYYHPSNARIWFYGDDDPKERLRVLSEYLDQFEASPAPNESKVWPQRLFKEPVRVIEKYPAGQEGDLTKKYMVCTNWLLSEEPLDVETELALGFLDHLLLGTPASPLRRILLESGLGDAIVGGGVEDELLQPQFSIGLKGVSEDNIQKVEELVMQTLKNLAEEGFASEAVEASMNTIEFALRENNTGSFPRGLSLMLRSIAKWIYDMDPFEPLKYEQPLQQLKARIAEEGSKAVFSPLIEKFILNNTHRVTVEMQPDPEKASRDEAAEKEILKQVKASMTQEDLAELARATKELKEKQETPDPPEALKAVPCLSLQDIPKKPIHVPIEVGEINGVKVLQHDLFTNDVIYSEVVFDMGSMKKEHLQLLPLFCQSLLEMGTKDMDFVQLNQLIGRKTGGISVYPFTSPVRGKEDPLTRIIVRGKAMATRVEDLFNLMYTILQDVQFTEQQRFKQFVSQSKARMENRLRGSGHGIAAARMDAKLNAAGWISEQMGGVSYLEYLRDLETKIDQDWDSISSSLEEMRKSIFSKNGCLINLTSDGKNLEKSSQHIAKFLDSLPSSPSLGSDPWLSRLPYVNEAIVVPTQVNYVGKAGNLYQSGYQLNGSAYVISKHISNTWLWDRVRVSGGAYGGFCDFDTHSGVFSYLSYRDPNLLKTLEVYDETAKFLRELEMDDDALAKAIIGTIGDVDAYQLPDAKGYSSLVRYLLGITDEERQQRREEILSTNLKDFREFADAVESIKDNGVVVAVASPNDVEAANKEKQVFPEVKKCL from the exons ATGGAGCGGGTGGCGCTGCTCCGCACCTCAGGCCGCCGCCTCCTACACCGCTGCCGCGGGGGTAGGCCTGCCGTCGTCCCCGCAgccgcctcctcgtccttgGCGCGCCGGACGTTGCCGTCCTCATTCCCGTCGCGCGGCTACTCCGcgctgcccggcggcggcgcgcgattcctggccgcggccgcgccgctgcaCTGCTCCGGGCGGTACTGGCCGGCCGCCACGCCACGGCTGGCGCGGAGGCTGTCCGCGCCCGCCGTCTCTACATCGCCCTCCCCTGTGCCCTATG ATACAGATGATGTGCATGAGTATGCTGCAAAGCTCGGATTTGAAAAGGTCTCTGAACAGATTATAGATGAGTGCAAGTCAACTGCTGTTCTTTACAAGCACAAGAAGACGGGTGCTGAAGTGATGTCTGTGGCAAACGACGATGAGAATAAAGTGTTTGGCATTGTTTTCCGGACCCCTCC GAAAAACTCGACTGGTATACCCCACATCCTTGAACATAGTGTTCTCTGTGGATCAAAAAAATACCCTTTGAAAGAACCATTTGTTGAGCTCCTAAAAGGAAGCTTGCATACATTCCTGAATGCATTCACATATCCGGATCGGACATGTTATCCAGTTGCATCAACAAACACTAAG GATTTCTACAACCTGGTAGATGTATACCTTGATGCTGTCTTTTTCCCTAAATGTGTGGAGGACTTCCAAACATTTCAACAAGAAGGTTGGCACTATGAGCTTGACAACCCTGAAGAAGAGATAACGTACAAAG GTGTTGTCTTCAATGAGATGAAAGGAGTTTACTCTCAACCCGATAACATAATGGGACGTGTATCCCAGCAG GCACTTTCCCCCGAGAACACATATGGTGTTGATAGTGGCGGGGACCCAAATGAAATCCCAAAGCTTACTTTTGAAGAATTCAAG GAGTTCCACAGTAAGTATTATCATCCAAGCAATGCGAGGATCTGGTTCTACGGTGATGATGACCCAAAAGAGCGGCTGCGTGTTCTAAGTG AATACCTTGACCAGTTTGAAGCCAGCCCTGCTCCTAATGAATCGAAGGTTTGGCCACAGAGGCTATTCAAAGAACCAGTGAGGGTCATAGAGAAGTACCCTGCTGGTCAAGAAGGTGATTTAACAAAGAAATATATGGTGTGCACTAATTGGCTGTTGTCGGAGGAACCACTAGATGTAGAAACTGAGCTCGCACTTGGTTTCCTGGATCATCTATTGCTGGGGACTCCTGCTTCACCACTTAGACGGATTCTTCTTGAGAGTGGTTTAGGAGATGCTATTGTGGGGGGTGGTGTTGAGGATGAGCTCCTTCAACCACAATTTAGTATAGGCCTGAAAGGTGTATCAGAGGATAACATTCAAAAAGTTGAAGAGTTGGTTATGCAGACTTTGAAGAATTTGGCAGAAGAAGGTTTTGCATCAGAAGCAGTGGAGGCTTCCATGAACACAATCGAATTTGCTCTTAGGGAGAACAACACAGGATCATTCCCTCGAGGCTTATCACTGATGCTTCGTTCGATT GCCAAATGGATATATGATATGGACCCTTTTGAGCCTTTGAAATATGAACAGCCATTGCAGCAATTGAAAGCGCGCATTGCAGAGGAGGGATCAAAAGCTGTGTTCTCACCACTCATTGAAAAATTTATTTTGAATAATACACATCGTGTCACAGTTGAAATGCAG CCTGATCCAGAGAAAGCATCACGTGATGAAGCAGCTGAGAAAGAAATTCTAAAACAAGTGAAAGCTAGCATGACTCAGGAGGATCTTGCAGAGTTGGCACGCGCTACAAAGGAGCTAAAGGAAAAACAAGAAACACCTGATCCTCCAGAGGCTCTCAAGGCTGTCCCTTGTTTATCATTGCAAGATATCCCCAAAAAGCCTATTCATGTACCAATAGAG GTTGGAGAGATAAACGGTGTCAAGGTTTTGCAACACGATCTCTTCACCAATGACGTTATCTACTCTGAAGTTGTATTTGACATGGGTTCGATGAAGAAAGAGCATCTACAGTTGTTACCATTGTTCTG CCAATCCTTACTGGAGATGGGAACAAAAGACATGGACTTCGTGCAACTCAATCAATTAATTGGAAGAAAAACTGGAGGCATATCAGTTTATCCATTCACATCACCAGTTAGGGGTAAAGAAGATCCTCTTACTCGCATCATCGTTCGGGGAAAGGCAATGGCAACACGAGTAGAAGACTTGTTTAATCTG ATGTATACCATTCTTCAAGATGTTCAGTTCACAGAACAACAGAGGTTCAAGCAGTTTGTTTCTCAAAGTAAAGCAAGAATGGAG AATCGCTTGAGGGGCAGTGGCCATGGCATAGCAGCTGCTAGAATGGACGCTAAGTTAAATGCAGCTGGATGGATTTCTGAACAAATGGGTGGTGTTAG TTATCTCGAGTATCTGCGGGACCTGGAAACTAAGATTGATCAAGATTGGGACAGCATATCATCTTCACTTGAGGAGATGAGAAAGTCTATTTTTTCCAAGAATGGCTGCTTGATCAACCTAACAAGTGATGGGAAAAATCTTGAAAAATCAAGCCAACATATTGCTAAATTTCTTGATTCACTCCCAAGTAGCCCATCCCTTGGAAGTGATCCATGGCTTTCTCGACTACCATATGTTAACGAAGCCATTGTTGTCCCAACTCAG GTAAATTATGTTGGCAAAGCTGGAAACCTTTACCAAAGTGGATACCAGCTCAATGGAAGTGCCTATGTCATCTCGAAGCACATAAGCAATACATGGTTATGGGACCGTGTTCGAGTTAGTGGTGGTGCATATGGAGGCTTTTGTGATTTTGACACCCATTCAG GAGTGTTCTCCTATTTGTCATATCGTGACCCAAACTTACTGAAAACACTAGAAGTCTATGATGAGACAGCAAAATTCCTTAGAGAGCTAGAAATGGATGATGATGCGCTCGCAAAAGCTATTATTGGAACCATTGGCGATGTTGACGCCTACCAGCTACCGGATGCTAAAGGTTACAGCAG TCTAGTGCGATATTTACTGGGCATCACGGACGAGGAACGTCAACAAAGACGTGAAGAGATACTATCAACAAA CCTGAAGGATTTCAGGGAGTTTGCTGATGCAGTCGAAAGCATCAAAGACAACGGGGTTGTGGTTGCTGTTGCATCACCTAATGATGTGGAAGCTGCAAACAAGGAGAAGCAGGTATTCCCAGAAGTAAAGAAGTGCCTGTGA
- the LOC117839159 gene encoding uncharacterized protein, with protein MSGGGGRRGWSPFDAIRSFPSTPESLMSQIDAAIASTEYAYACALLDPAPAPASASSQPQATPEEGQGEGGAASPPTCYDARVADEAYRAACAALGAGRPDAAVRSLRVALASCPPEKTAAVAKVRSMLAIASAQLHKQQHQAQQSRK; from the coding sequence atgtcaggcggcggcgggcggcgagggtggAGCCCGTTCGACGCGATCCGCAGCTTCCCGTCGACGCCTGAGTCGCTCATGTCGCAGATCGACGCGGCCATCGCCTCCACCGAGTACGCCTACGCCTGCGCCCTCCTcgaccccgcccccgcccccgcctccgcctcctcgcagCCGCAGGCCACGCCCGAGGAGGGTCAGGGTGAGGGGGGCGCGGCCTCGCCTCCGACCTGCTACGACGCGAGGGTCGCGGACGAGGCGTACCgcgcggcgtgcgcggcgctgggggcggggcggccggacgccgccgtgCGGTCGCTGCGGGTGGCGCTGGCGAGCTGCCCGCCGGAGAAGACCGCGGCCGTCGCCAAGGTGCGGTCCATGCTGGCCATCGCGTCCGCCCAGCTGCACAAGCAGCAGCACCAGGCGCAGCAGAGCAGGAAGTGA
- the LOC117839144 gene encoding uncharacterized protein isoform X1 codes for MARGIARAVSFGGRATAGWFSYRRVTVAVCLGNLVAALLVLRSLTAPASFAPTAPNNGGLVPYTEEQIKRVEESIRIRREAEPVELVQAVKKLQKVFAREEKWRKELPLVLKQKISYDIVRRLQELGGNGSLAQQREVVESWRAEKLKDIKSASTQNQTNLDLSSDETRMLKRALEFNWRMLMEDIGLWIPEEVTHTVHDDKPENEPEEEEIIAGPPLSPQCNAELHTDYDGAAVRWGLTHHKESAADCCQACLDQAKNAKPGELKCNIWVYCPSEFGCYSPDKYEHKHQECWLKQADHPKLNFKDKYSESYRDAHPTAPVVVPWMSGVIGA; via the exons ATGGCGAGGGGCATAGCGCGGGCGGTGTCGTTCGGGGGCCGCGCGACCGCGGGGTGGTTCTCCTACCGGCGCGTCACCGTGGCCGTCTGCCTAGGGAACCTCGTCGCCGCGCTGCTCGTGCTCCGCTCCCTCAccgcccccgcctccttcgccccGACCGCTCCCAACA ACGGTGGATTGGTGCCGTACACGGAGGAGCAGATTAAAAGGGTGGAGGAGTCGATCCGGATTCGCCGCGAGGCGGAGCCTGTTGAGCTCGTGCAAGCG GTTAAGAAGCTGCAGAAGGTTTTTGCGCGAGAGGAGAAGTGGCGGAAGGAGCTGCCACTGGTGCTGAAGCAGAAGATCTCGTATGATATTGTACGACGGCTGCAGGAGTTGGGGGGTAATGGCAGCCTTGCACAGCAAAGAG AAGTTGTTGAATCATGGCGTGCTGAGAAGTTGAAAGACATCAAAAGTGCATCTACTCAAAATCAGACAAATTTGGACCTATCCAGTGACGAAACTA GAATGTTAAAACGAGCCCTGGAGTTCAACTGGCGTATGCTTATGGAGGATATTGGCCTTTGGATACCAGAGGAAGTCACGCATACTGTACATGATGACAAACCTGAAAATGAACCAGAAG AAGAAGAGATAATAGCAGGTCCACCTTTGTCCCCACAATGTAACGCTGAGCTACATACTGATTACGATGGTGCTGCTGTTAGATGGGGCTTAACACACCACAAAGAATCTGCTGCTGATTGTTGTCAAGCTTGTCTTGATCAAGCTAAGAATGCAAAGCCAGGGGAACTGAAGTGCAATATATGGGTTTATTGCCCATCGGAATTTGGATGCTACTCGCCAGACAAATATGAACATAAACATCAGGAGTGCTGGTTGAAACAG GCTGACCACCCCAAACTGAACTTCAAGGACAAGTATTCAGAGTCTTACAGAGACGCTCATCCCACTGCTCCTGTTGTTGTGCCATGGATGTCTGGTGTCATCGGTGCATGA
- the LOC117839144 gene encoding uncharacterized protein isoform X2, producing MARGIARAVSFGGRATAGWFSYRRVTVAVCLGNLVAALLVLRSLTAPASFAPTAPNNGGLVPYTEEQIKRVEESIRIRREAEPVELVQAVKKLQKVFAREEKWRKELPLVLKQKISYDIVRRLQELGGNGSLAQQRVVESWRAEKLKDIKSASTQNQTNLDLSSDETRMLKRALEFNWRMLMEDIGLWIPEEVTHTVHDDKPENEPEEEEIIAGPPLSPQCNAELHTDYDGAAVRWGLTHHKESAADCCQACLDQAKNAKPGELKCNIWVYCPSEFGCYSPDKYEHKHQECWLKQADHPKLNFKDKYSESYRDAHPTAPVVVPWMSGVIGA from the exons ATGGCGAGGGGCATAGCGCGGGCGGTGTCGTTCGGGGGCCGCGCGACCGCGGGGTGGTTCTCCTACCGGCGCGTCACCGTGGCCGTCTGCCTAGGGAACCTCGTCGCCGCGCTGCTCGTGCTCCGCTCCCTCAccgcccccgcctccttcgccccGACCGCTCCCAACA ACGGTGGATTGGTGCCGTACACGGAGGAGCAGATTAAAAGGGTGGAGGAGTCGATCCGGATTCGCCGCGAGGCGGAGCCTGTTGAGCTCGTGCAAGCG GTTAAGAAGCTGCAGAAGGTTTTTGCGCGAGAGGAGAAGTGGCGGAAGGAGCTGCCACTGGTGCTGAAGCAGAAGATCTCGTATGATATTGTACGACGGCTGCAGGAGTTGGGGGGTAATGGCAGCCTTGCACAGCAAAGAG TTGTTGAATCATGGCGTGCTGAGAAGTTGAAAGACATCAAAAGTGCATCTACTCAAAATCAGACAAATTTGGACCTATCCAGTGACGAAACTA GAATGTTAAAACGAGCCCTGGAGTTCAACTGGCGTATGCTTATGGAGGATATTGGCCTTTGGATACCAGAGGAAGTCACGCATACTGTACATGATGACAAACCTGAAAATGAACCAGAAG AAGAAGAGATAATAGCAGGTCCACCTTTGTCCCCACAATGTAACGCTGAGCTACATACTGATTACGATGGTGCTGCTGTTAGATGGGGCTTAACACACCACAAAGAATCTGCTGCTGATTGTTGTCAAGCTTGTCTTGATCAAGCTAAGAATGCAAAGCCAGGGGAACTGAAGTGCAATATATGGGTTTATTGCCCATCGGAATTTGGATGCTACTCGCCAGACAAATATGAACATAAACATCAGGAGTGCTGGTTGAAACAG GCTGACCACCCCAAACTGAACTTCAAGGACAAGTATTCAGAGTCTTACAGAGACGCTCATCCCACTGCTCCTGTTGTTGTGCCATGGATGTCTGGTGTCATCGGTGCATGA